One Felis catus isolate Fca126 chromosome D1, F.catus_Fca126_mat1.0, whole genome shotgun sequence DNA segment encodes these proteins:
- the ZNRD2 gene encoding protein ZNRD2 yields MALNGAEVDDFSWEPPSEAETKVLQARRERQDRISRLMGDYLLRGYRMLGETCADCGTILLQDKQRKIYCVACQELDSDVDKDNPALNAQAALSQAREHQLASASELPLGSRPAPQPPVPRPEHCEGAAAGLKAAQGPPPPAGPPNADVLACTQEALLQKLTWASAELGSSTSLETSIQLCSLIRACAEALRSLRQLRH; encoded by the exons ATGGCCCTGAACGGCGCTG AAGTCGACGATTTCTCCTGGGAGCCCCCAAGCGAAGCGGAGACGAAGGTTCTGCAAGCGCGACGGGAGCGACAGGATCGCATCTCCAGACTCATGGGCGACTACCTGCTGCGTGGTTACCGCATGCTGGGCGAGACGTGCGCGGACTGCGGG ACGATCCTCCTCCAAGACAAACAGCGGAAAATCTACTGCGTGGCTTGTCAGGAGCTCGACTCAGACGTGGATAAAGATAATCCGG cTCTGAACGCCCAGGCTGCCCTCTCCCAAGCTCGGGAACACCAGCTTGCCTCTGCCTCGGAGCTCCCCTTGGGCTCCCGGCCAGCCCCTCAGCCCCCAGTACCCCGTCCAGAGCACTGTGAGGGAGCTGCAGCAGGGCTCAAGGCAGCCCAGGGGCCACCCCCTCCTGCTGGGCCTCCAAATGCAGACGTCCTGGCCTGCACACAGGAGGCCCTCCTGCAGAAGCTGACCTGGGCCTCAGCTGAGCTGGGCTCTAGCACCTCCCTGGAGACTAGCATCCAGCTGTGTAGCCTAATCCGAGCTTGTGCTGAGGCTCTGCGCAGCCTGCGGCAGCTTCGACACTAA
- the FAM89B gene encoding leucine repeat adapter protein 25, which produces MNGLPSAEAPGGAGCALAGLPPLPRGLSGLLNASGGSWRELERVYSQRSRIHDELSRAARVPDGPRYASGATSAGPAAGAPGPRRPVNLDSALAALRKEMVGLRQLDMSLLCQLWGLYESIQDYKHLCQDLSLCQDLSSSLHSDSSYPPDAGLSDDDEPPDASLPPDPPPLTVPQTHNARDQWLQDAFHISL; this is translated from the exons ATGAATGGGCTGCCCTCGGCCGAGGCGCCGGGTGGCGCTGGCTGCGCCCTAGCCGGGCTCCCTCCGCTGCCGCGCGGCCTCAGCGGTCTCCTCAACGCAAGCGGGGGCTCGTGGCGGGAGCTGGAGCGCGTCTACAGCCAGCGCAGCCGCATCCACGACGAGCTGAGCCGCGCCGCCCGCGTCCCAGATGGGCCCCGCTACGCTTCGGGCGCCACCAGCGCGGGACCCGCCGCCGGTGCCCCCGGTCCGCGTCGTCCGGTCAATCTCGACTCAGCACTAGCAGCGCTGCGCAAGGAGATG GTGGGGCTGCGGCAGCTGGACATGTCCCTGCTGTGCCAGCTGTGGGGCTTGTACGAGTCAATCCAAGACTATAAGCACCTGTGCCAAGACTTGAGCCTGTGCCAGGACCTGTCATCCTCCCTGCATTCAGACAGCTCCTATCCACCTGATGCTGGCCTATCTGATGATGATGAACCTCCTGATGCCAGCCTGCCCCCGGACCCGCCACCCCTCACTGTGCCCCAGACACACAATGCCCGTGACCAGTGGCTGCAGGACGCCTTCCACATCAGCCTCTga